One Urocitellus parryii isolate mUroPar1 chromosome 14, mUroPar1.hap1, whole genome shotgun sequence DNA segment encodes these proteins:
- the LOC113183216 gene encoding disintegrin and metalloproteinase domain-containing protein 25-like, whose product MAVGEARGHMRITVLQLCLSILLFLSGWAQIGHSQHHSPPEVVIPLRINGTSRAMRPPNWISYSLHFGGKKHIVHMKAKKLLVSKPFSVFTYTKQGALLEDHPFVQSDCYYDGYVEGDPESLVALSTCLGGFRGTLEIHDNVYEIKPKRLSTTFEHLLYKKDREKTQFPPMRCGLTEELARQLKLQRRDNSILRQSGYEGWWTHTWYLEAVFVVDYEQYLYKKSNVSLVIEELFVISNTVHSLLCKVDVELSLHGIEVWNEKNIFEVSNNIYTVLQHFCSWKKDSLDPRLKNDLAHFLAKQDFEIHLGLAYVGSVCDVGMQCGVNRALGDNLHEFALTITHEMGHNLGMLHDEPECICGDPICIMYPEKSNGIKFSNCSYAEMWETFPYMNCLRSAPKQEDILKWTGCGNDVVEEGEECDCGSPTLCSNHPCCSENCTLKNGAECASGLCCEDCLLLPPGKVCRETASECDLPEWCNGTSPECPEDVYVQDGVRCMDSGYCHEKRCNARDEQCRQIFGKESRSAQESCYTEMNSRGDRFGNCGLVGENYVRCNKSDFLCGRVQCENVKEIPSLRGHTTVHWIDFNGVTCWGTDYHFGMTIPDIGDVKDGTECGNGQVCIHRKCVSMSLWASDCSPETCAMKGICNNKHHCHCDPNWEPPNCTEKGYGGSVDSGPPPGKRVKEWMEKRKGPFFYFHFWFCL is encoded by the coding sequence ATGGCTGTGGGTGAGGCCCGCGGGCATATGAGGATCACTGTCCTACAGCTCTGCCTGAGCATCTTGCTCTTCCTTTCTGGATGGGCCCAGATTGGACACTCTCAACACCATAGTCCCCCAGAAGTAGTGATACCCTTGAGAATAAATGGCACCAGTAGAGCCATGAGACCCCCAAACTGGATCTCCTACAGTCTTCACTTTGGAGGCAAGAAACACATTGTCCACATGAAGGCCAAGAAACTTCTGGTGTCCAAACCCTTCTCTGTGTTCACCTACACAAAGCAGGGTGCTCTGCTCGAGGACCACCCTTTTGTCCAGAGTGACTGCTACTATGATGGCTATGTGGAAGGGGACCCAGAATCCCTGGTTGCTCTTAGCACCTGTTTGGGGGGCTTTCGAGGAACACTAGAGATCCATGACAATGTTTATGAAATCAAACCCAAAAGACTTTCTACCACATTTGAACATCTGCTTTATaagaaggacagagagaagaCACAATTCCCACCCATGAGATGTGGACTAACAGAAGAACTAGCACGACAACTGAAGCTCCAAAGGCGTGATAATTCCATTCTGAGGCAAAGTGGTTATGAAGGCTGGTGGACCCACACATGGTATCTTGAAGCAGTTTTTGTTGTAGATTATGAGCAATACCTTTATAAGAAAAGTAATGTCTCACTTGTGATAGAGGAATTATTTGTCATTAGCAATACTGTACATTCCCTTTTATGTAAAGTGGACGTTGAATTGAGTTTACATGGAATTGAAGTCTGgaatgaaaagaacatttttgaagTGAGTAACAACATATATACTGTCCTGCAGCACTTTTGCAGCTGGAAGAAAGATAGTCTTGATCCTCGCCTAAAAAATGACCTTGCACATTTTTTGGCAAAACAAGATTTTGAAATACATCTTGGTTTAGCCTATGTGGGAAGTGTATGTGATGTTGGTATGCAATGTGGAGTGAATCGTGCCCTGGGAGATAATTTACATGAATTTGCACTTACCATAACACATGAGATGGGTCATAATCTGGGTATGTTGCATGATGAACCTGAATGTATATGCGGGGATCCTATTTGCATCATGTATCCAGAAAAATCAAATGGCATTAAATTCAGCAACTGCAGTTATGCTGAAATGTGGGAAACTTTTCCATATATGAACTGTTTGCGCAGTGCACCAAAACAAGAAGACATCTTGAAGTGGACTGGCTGTGGGAATGATGTGGTTGAAGAAGGAGAGGAGTGTGACTGTGGATCCCCAACTTTGTGTTCAAACCATCCATGTTGTTCGGAAAACTGCACTCTGAAAAATGGGGCTGAATGTGCTTCTGGGCTTTGTTGCGAAGACTGCCTTCTCTTGCCACCAGGTAAAGTGTGTAGAGAAACTGCCAGTGAGTGTGATCTTCCAGAGTGGTGCAATGGTACCTCACCTGAGTGTCCAGAGGATGTGTATGTGCAGGATGGGGTCCGTTGCATGGACAGTGGCTACTGCCATGAGAAGAGATGCAATGCACGTGACGAACAGTGCAGACAGATCTTTGGCAAAGAATCCAGGAGTGCACAGGAGAGTTGCTACACAGAAATGAACAGCCGAGGTGACCGCTTTGGTAACTGTGGTCTCGTTGGTGAAAACTATGTGAGGTGTAATAAGTCAGATTTCCTCTGTGGAAGAGTTCAGTGTGAGAATGTGAAAGAAATTCCCTCTTTGAGAGGTCACACTACTGTGCATTGGATTGACTTCAATGGTGTGACCTGCTGGGGTACTGACTATCATTTTGGGATGACCATACCAGATATTGGTGATGTGAAAGATGGCACAGAGTGTGGTAATGGACAAGTGTGCATACACCGGAAGTGTGTGTCTATGTCATTGTGGGCAAGTGATTGTTCACCAGAGACCTGTGCTATGAAAGGGATCTGCAACAACAAACACCACTGCCATTGTGACCCTAACTGGGAGCCCCCGAACTGCACAGAAAAAGGCTATGGAGGGAGTGTTGACAGTGGCCCACCCCCTGGGAAAAGAGTAAAAGAATggatggagaagaggaagggaccttttttttatttccatttttggttttgtttatga